The DNA region AATTGAATCCGCCTACTTGACGGAACACGTTTCTCCGGATGCCCATGTTTATCCCGTAAACGAGAGGGATTCTCAGCAATGCAGTAATTTTAACCAAAGGGGTGAGAAGGTCGCGACAGATCCATTCCTCTAAAGGAGACCTTTCAATAGGATAGACCAGGCCTGTAACAACTACCACCTCAGGGTCATCAAACGCGCTGACCATCGTCTCCAACCACCGTTTACCCGGCAGAGAATCAGCATCTATAAACAGGATGATATCACCCGAGGCGTTAAGTGCTCCGCGTTGCCGCTCCGCGGCAGCGCTACGCACATGTTCGATCAACACCTTATCGGCATATCGACTTGCAATCTCCCTAGTCCGATCAGTACTGTTACCGTC from Candidatus Micrarchaeota archaeon includes:
- a CDS encoding glycosyltransferase → MVDVSIVIPTLNEEKNIGRLLKLLRKRAAQLPYDVEIIVCDGNSTDRTREIASRYADKVLIEHVRSAAAERQRGALNASGDIILFIDADSLPGKRWLETMVSAFDDPEVVVVTGLVYPIERSPLEEWICRDLLTPLVKITALLRIPLVYGINMGIRRNVFRQVGGFNLEYVTGEDTDLVRRASKYGRFVFVPRSVVYTSVRRIKKMGRLKFLLFHTINHFRIYLLNKPFDTYEIVR